A genome region from Triticum aestivum cultivar Chinese Spring chromosome 2B, IWGSC CS RefSeq v2.1, whole genome shotgun sequence includes the following:
- the LOC123039657 gene encoding uncharacterized protein: protein MAMRGNVLNSGEARLVDMCSSDFSRAPPLDGDPAAQGHPRNPLRLCFVPAWVIRLSVGVKHMGGRVGKWGVAMGIEGDGEARPGSPVRRVATGEGEAVGGGEANARSPRRRGVKVKRALRRKPLPPRGEKQRPASPARSSAPAEEEYSHREEDAITRSRRIWERRWAGRYGAFDNETSIGPMRYTFKPLTPEYLFTEQTVQIFSIRVRAPTDGLRWPLHVHGHIATRDSMDQNRNYLFRRTRDNCQSLTQDDPSLLLTGPSRAIVYLAPITFEVQLKVKGEGESEDEMLAFGAFYYDDGSACEHKLSICYDHKRCMLEYEVALRPRSVEATISLKVVEGSWPENHRGIVVAITSGIDEKIALLRCRDRELPIGPDGVIELSRRVVSVDLGEKLLVAVDASLSDFLARGTAVFNPVCSGMSHGVCDLGSCKIQVTVGWSLFVIVV from the exons ATGGCGATGCGAG GAAATGTTCTCAACTCAGGAGAAGCCCGACTAGTAGATATGTGTTCTTCCGATTTCAGCCGTGCTCCACCCTTGGATGGAGATCCTGCGGCCCAGGGTCACCCCAGAAACCCACTCCGACTCTGCTTCGTCCCCGCGTGGGTGATTAGGCTGAGCGTGGGCGTGAAGCATATGGGCGGCAGGGTCGGGAAGTGGGGAGTGGCGATGGGGatcgaaggcgacggcgaggcacgGCCGGGAAGTCCAGTTCGCCGGGTCGCCACCGGGGAAGGcgaggcggtcggcggcggcgaggcaaaCGCACGGTCGCCACGCCGCAGAGGGGTGAAGGTGAAGCGGGCCCTGAGGAGGAAGCCCCTGCCTCCCCGCGGCGAGAAGCAGCGGCCGGCTTCTCCGGCCCGGAGCTCGGCGCCGGCGGAGGAGGAGTACAGCCACAGGGAGGAGGACGCCATCACCAGGAGCCGTCGGATCTGGGAGAGGCGCTGGGCCGGCCGCTACGGCGCCTTTGACAACGAAA CAAGTATCGGTCCCATGCGCTACACATTCAAACCGCTTACCCCAGAATACCTATTCACAGAACAGACCGTGCAAATCTTCTCCATCAGGGTCAGGGCCCCAACAGATGGTCTCAGGTGGCCACTGCATGTCCATGGCCACATTGCCACCAGAGACTCGATGGATCAGAATCGCAACTATCTCTTCAGGCGCACAAGGGATAACTGCCAAAGCCTCACACAAGAC GATCCATCCTTGCTGCTAACGGGCCCATCCCGTGCAATTGTGTACCTTGCTCCAATTACATTTGAAGTCCAGTTAAAAGTAAAGGGCGAAGGAGAGTCTGAAGATGAGATGCTGGCTTTCGGTGCCTTCTACTACGACGATGGGTCTGCTTGTGAACACAAGCTCTCCATATGCTACGACCACAAGCGCTGCATGCTCGAGTACGAAGTGGCGCTGCGGCCACGCTCGGTTGAGGCCACGATCAGCTTGAAGGTCGTCGAGGGGTCGTGGCCGGAGAACCACCGAGGAATAGTCGTCGCCATTACCTCAGGCATAGACGAGAAGATTGCACTGCTTCGTTGTCGAGACAGAGAACTTCCCATCGGTCCGGATGGTGTGATCGAGCTCTCGAGGCGGGTTGTTTCCGTGGACTTGGGAGAGAAACTGTTGGTTGCGGTGGACGCATCTCTGTCCGACTTTCTTGCGCGGGGTACAGCTGTGTTCAATCCGGTGTGCTCCGGCATGAGCCATGGTGTGTGCGACCTTGGTTCCTGCAAGATTCAAGTCACCGTTGGTTGGTCCCTCTTTGTTATTGTTGTTTGA